From the genome of Nitrospirota bacterium, one region includes:
- a CDS encoding HAMP domain-containing protein, producing the protein MLKVSIKTKLIILALSIIVPLFTVNLYQTYRNALYAREQAQIFTQHLARMVSAEVDTFLHEGEQILATLSEIPEVKNQEWEKCSALFSRLKPQYPYYENFFVIDKEGYVRCSAVPQEKPTYAGDRSYFKEVMKTGRFTISEVQIGRITRKPVIVTAYPVKDYSGNQIAMVGAGISLLRVQEIFEHLQLIQNVAVTLMDRKGTIIASTIEPETYVLKDVGGEPWFQEITRKESGILELEYFGTQRLAAVSSPSTINWYAVVGIPTAEIYAPAQQEFRRGVFFNLLVLALALVLVTVLSRLITKPISTLVRGVRDLGAGNLDKRVEVKTGDEIGELSDAFNKMAVEFEQEVRKRTAELQEAKAMAEAANQAKSEFLANMSHELRTPLNTVIGFSEALVDGIYGEINKKHKEYITDILESGRHLLSLINDILDLSKIEAKGMELELSEFSLRDLLNASLLFFREKALKHRIKLSLEMDEKLDSIIADERKLKQVLINLLSNAIKFTPEGGSVRVTARKGIRD; encoded by the coding sequence ATGCTTAAGGTGAGCATTAAGACCAAATTAATAATTTTGGCCCTATCAATTATTGTGCCTCTATTTACCGTTAACCTCTATCAGACGTACAGGAATGCCCTGTATGCCAGAGAACAGGCACAGATATTTACCCAGCACCTGGCCCGTATGGTTTCTGCTGAAGTGGATACGTTCCTCCATGAAGGTGAGCAAATCCTCGCAACTCTTTCAGAGATTCCAGAGGTAAAGAATCAGGAGTGGGAGAAGTGCAGCGCCCTTTTTTCAAGGCTTAAGCCCCAGTATCCATACTATGAGAATTTTTTCGTTATAGACAAAGAGGGCTACGTTCGCTGCTCCGCAGTACCTCAGGAGAAGCCGACTTACGCGGGAGACCGCTCCTACTTTAAAGAGGTGATGAAGACAGGGAGATTCACCATAAGCGAGGTGCAGATTGGCCGCATAACTCGCAAACCCGTGATTGTCACTGCCTATCCTGTTAAGGACTATTCAGGCAACCAGATTGCCATGGTCGGCGCAGGCATTTCCCTGCTAAGGGTGCAGGAAATCTTTGAGCACTTACAGCTAATCCAAAATGTGGCAGTAACTCTTATGGACCGGAAAGGAACTATTATTGCCAGCACTATAGAACCAGAGACCTATGTTTTAAAGGATGTAGGTGGTGAGCCATGGTTTCAGGAAATTACTCGAAAAGAAAGTGGAATCCTTGAGTTAGAATATTTTGGCACGCAGAGGCTGGCTGCGGTTTCTTCTCCCTCCACGATAAATTGGTATGCGGTGGTAGGTATTCCAACCGCAGAAATCTATGCTCCAGCCCAGCAGGAATTCCGAAGAGGCGTATTTTTCAACCTTCTGGTTTTAGCTCTGGCACTCGTCCTGGTTACGGTTCTAAGCCGTCTTATTACTAAGCCAATTTCCACACTTGTCCGGGGTGTCAGAGACCTGGGCGCTGGCAATCTGGATAAGAGAGTTGAGGTGAAAACCGGAGACGAAATTGGTGAGCTTTCGGATGCTTTCAATAAAATGGCAGTAGAGTTCGAGCAGGAGGTTCGTAAAAGGACAGCAGAGCTTCAGGAAGCAAAGGCCATGGCAGAGGCAGCCAATCAGGCAAAATCCGAATTCCTTGCAAACATGTCACATGAGCTTAGAACGCCCCTGAATACCGTAATAGGATTTTCAGAGGCCCTGGTAGATGGAATTTACGGAGAGATAAATAAGAAACACAAGGAATATATAACTGATATTCTCGAGAGCGGAAGACATCTGCTGTCCCTGATAAACGATATCCTCGATTTGAGTAAAATAGAAGCGAAGGGAATGGAACTTGAGTTAAGCGAGTTTTCACTCAGAGACCTTCTTAATGCAAGCCTATTGTTTTTTAGAGAAAAGGCCCTCAAGCACAGGATAAAACTTTCCCTTGAAATGGATGAAAAGTTAGACAGCATTATAGCGGATGAGAGAAAGCTCAAGCAGGTGTTGATCAACCTTTTAAGCAATGCCATAAAATTCACGCCTGAAGGGGGAAGCGTGCGGGTAACTGCACGAAAAGGGATTAGGGATTT
- a CDS encoding DUF4912 domain-containing protein: MKKVKSFNKKLLSEKTIQDLRQMLKKAGITAKREWKKDDIINALIKAGQKAVKGKLKVAEKKKKPAKRVVAKKVVGKKKPAKKIVAKKPVKKATREKIRAVKKVKGLPEKGITSIQEKAPPTPPEPCISEPSRTGFIPQPEGELPREYGENRMALLPRDPRWLFTYWEVRDDTLKDFNKRLPGANLDLRVYDITGTDIVRPNRFFDIGIYERIGNWYINVDQPNMEYIAEIGLLASDGRFLPIIRSNRVLTPRDELAPATEEELWMTKELYKVTYGLGSEEFKAISEKHFISSFKG, translated from the coding sequence ATGAAAAAGGTGAAATCATTCAATAAAAAACTGCTCTCTGAGAAGACAATTCAGGACCTCAGGCAAATGCTTAAAAAGGCAGGGATTACTGCCAAAAGGGAATGGAAAAAAGATGACATTATAAATGCCCTGATAAAAGCTGGCCAGAAAGCAGTAAAAGGTAAGCTAAAGGTTGCCGAAAAGAAAAAGAAGCCAGCTAAAAGAGTAGTAGCTAAGAAGGTGGTCGGGAAGAAAAAGCCTGCTAAAAAAATTGTAGCAAAAAAACCTGTAAAAAAAGCGACCAGGGAGAAAATAAGAGCCGTAAAGAAAGTAAAAGGATTGCCAGAAAAAGGGATTACGTCAATCCAGGAGAAAGCACCACCAACACCTCCTGAGCCTTGTATCTCAGAACCGAGTCGTACCGGCTTTATTCCACAACCTGAGGGAGAATTACCAAGAGAATACGGAGAGAACAGAATGGCCCTGCTCCCGAGGGACCCCAGGTGGCTCTTTACTTATTGGGAAGTAAGAGACGACACTCTGAAAGATTTTAATAAAAGATTACCGGGGGCCAATCTTGATTTGAGGGTTTATGATATTACAGGCACAGACATTGTCAGGCCAAACAGGTTTTTTGACATCGGAATCTATGAAAGGATTGGCAATTGGTACATAAATGTAGACCAGCCAAACATGGAGTATATTGCCGAGATAGGGCTTCTGGCCTCAGACGGTAGATTCCTCCCCATCATACGCTCAAACAGAGTCCTTACACCGAGAGATGAATTGGCTCCTGCCACTGAGGAAGAATTATGGATGACAAAAGAACTTTATAAGGTCACTTATGGTCTCGGTTCTGAAGAGTTTAAGGCGATTTCTGAAAAGCACTTCATCTCATCTTTTAAAGGCTGA